The Centroberyx gerrardi isolate f3 chromosome 13, fCenGer3.hap1.cur.20231027, whole genome shotgun sequence genome contains the following window.
CCACACCCATGAAACGACCGTTCTTATGGAAGGACAGCTCGGCAGCACTGTCTGTGGAGAAAGACTGGGGGTGTGCACGcataaacatcacacacacacacacacacacagtcaatgtTAAAGCCCCAAAGAAtataaagagaggaagagatggagcgaaaagaagcacacacacacacagaggtgtcACTCACAGCGTAACAGCCAATGATATCGCCTTCTGAGAAGGGTTCTccaaactcctcctcctctccacctgaCACTTTTTTGCCACGTCCGTCATAAGCGTAAGAGCACTCGTCTTCACCTGGGACAGGACAGGTGGAGAGccggagggaggaaaaaagcaaGTGAGAAATTAAGGAAAAAATAAGCCGATGTATTCAAAATAGTCACATTTCCTACAAGACTGTATGCAAATTAACAAATATAATGCAGTAAATATGAAAACAAGCATGAAACAGCCCTATCCTCCTTATACTCTGAAAATATAGATATTCTGTGGtcccaaaaaatatttttgatgtTCTATACATTCCCTTTGAGGTGAATGTACAGATAACTGGCTTCAATTTGAAGATATTTTCATTCATGTCTGACAAACTGgtaaaaaatggcatttttgtaCATAGTCCACCCCTCATTTCAGGCATTTTAACAAGAGCCAAAACATCCCCAAAACATGGCCTACTGCGCAAATATTGTATGTTATGGATATGTGTGTATTTAAGCGATAAGAACAACTTTTGTTAGCTGAGGGTGTCAGATATGATCAGaataacatacaacatacagtaAATTACACGGGGGAAACCGGAATCTCCATGGAAAGTGAATGTGCCCCCATCAAAATCCTGAAGTTAACGTGAAATAATCCCGCTTTCTAATCCTTACCCAGCAGCAGAGAGCTGCTAGCCGCTGACCAGCCCACTCTCAGGCCGTAGGGCTCCAGGCCTCGACCCCCTGCGGCCAGCAGCTTCCTCTCCAGCCGCACCTCGAAGCCCACCCTGCCCCGCCGCACCCCGTGGGTGAGCCTGCAGCCCGCCCACAGCAGGGGGAACCGGGCCCAGAAGCGCGGCTGGCCACAGGCGCCGTCAGGACCCACCTCGAAGTGGAGGTCACTACCGTCTGTGGAAACAAGGTCACGGGGGATTCAAGATGTCTGTGTGCTGCTCCTGTCcgctgcttttattttgttatgaagACACTGCATCAACTGGgacaattctcttgacaaaaTGAACTGAACACAGATTAAAATAAAGCTGCAACAATGGGATGAGGCATGTCCGGTAACCTATCTTCATCAAGTTAGTTGTTTCCATCCACTTACATGGATCTAGTCGGACTttgtcttcatcctcctcctccactacctccacTTTATCTGGAGGAGGCTGTGGTGATTTGGCcctgggtggagagagagagagagagagagagagagagagagagagagagagagagagagagagagagagagagagacgttcgTTGACACCCATGACACCCCTCTTATAAAAGATCAGACGTTAATTGGTGATCTATGCGGTTTGCTGCACTGAACCCCAGACTTTTAAAGGCTCCACCTCCTTTGCAGATCATGCCACTATACTAGATATAGTGGCTATTACTATACTACTTTACTATATCATTACTATATCTAGACTGAAAGCGGCCCGTCACACATGCGGTACCTTTGGTAGCGGATCTCCTCTTTGAACTCGTAGAAAGCCCTGCCTCTGGTCCTCTCCTCCCAACCCGTCTGCCTGGATTCTGGGGCTTGTGCAACTTTAGTTTTCTTTACTGGGAGCTGTCGGACGGTGCAGCCGGTGTTGTATACCGGCGGTGTTGACACATCAGTAACCGGCTCTGTCTGAGTGGCAGTGTCCGTATATGTTTTGGTAGAGCCGCCGGGTCGCCACGGCTCTGTGCACGGGACGGCAGCCCGGCGGAGGTGACCGGCTGCCGGGGGGAGAGacgaggcggcggcggcggcggcggcggcggcgcccACTCCCATCGGTGTTAACGGTGTCGGTGGCCTGTCGTTTTGTGTTTTTACCTCCTCTTTGTCGCTTTGACTCGTTTTGTGCAGTCTTGCCTCAAAAGCAGACCACAGTGCCCCGACCAGGCGCTTGGTTCCCTGCCGAAGTTCCCCCAGTCTGGCCCGAAGGTACTTTTTGACTCTCGTGAGCTTCATTTTTACGCGAGTTTAACAAaacttttgtttgttgtttaacAACCCGAACGCGGTTTTTTGGCTTCTACACGTATGCTCCTCAATAAAATCAAAGGTTTGTGCAAATGTTAACTACGGGAAAAGAAAAGCTGCGAGCTACCTGGACCAGAACCGTTTGGGATGCCGCCAGTTGTTTGCAGATGCGGAAAATTTGAGACTTCCGGTCTGgcgcttcaaaataaaagcacgagattttaaacatgtataaatactgttttaaaccaattactttgtatttaatcgtcaaattcaataagtgagcacccatattaatgtttaatgtcaaaataataatggaaaatgccataatatgtgccatttgtaactataaacgctgcatatattacactttaTGATATTTTCTGACTACctttcattgtaactgcacaagttctatgtcaaaacactcctgcagacctgtactttcactacacaccAACATTTGGGCTCAAGCTGTTTAAGAAAAATCAtggcaggccctcaaagtcaacCATACTCTAACACTGGAGTGTTAACACTAacactctaaccctaaccctaacacacttaatgtgtgtgtgggtgtgtatgtatgtgtgggtgtgtgagtgtcacAACCTCAGCCAGCACTAGAACCACATCCTAACCTGCTGatctccactgtgtgtgtgtgtgtgtgtgtgtgtgtgtgcgtgtgtgtgtgtgtgtgtgtgtctccgtcACCATGTATGATTATTTATGACTACATACATTACTACTACATTACTACATACATGATCATATATGCAAAATGTTCTTGCCATGATTCTTTGCAATTTCACTCACCACTTTTATAGCTTTTATATCATGGCACTttgtaattttaaaaaaaagaaaataaacaaacgCAAAGGTCAACATGGATGGAGGGGCTCCTGATTCAAGTTGGCTGTACCTGCGTCTTTAACTAGGCtacaatcaaattaatgttaTTCCTCTGTGAGAGCTTTTCtttaataaattaattgaaatgtaCTTAAGTGTCCTCATCACTGGTAAATTCTTAAGCTTGTGCTAAATGAATGTTGATTAGAATACATTCAAatcaactcaattcaattcaaatcaacGCTGGTTTAGGATACGGTGAGTAGTGGATAGGGAACGCTGGCTGGCTTCCATATTGACACGCAAGCAGAcaacaatgaatgaaatatgGGAGCATACATCATCTAAACTGCGGCGATCGGATGGCGTATCTGTACCGCATCCATCTACTATTACTGACTGGGTGGATGACATACGAAAGTGGCCCGAAATAACATACATGGACATTTTCAATTACTACAACAATGTAATTGAAAATGTCCGTGTATGCCATTTCTGTGAGGAACTACTAAAGCAAATTGATTTGAGTTTAACCCACTACTCATTTAAACTCAAGTGTCGTGCTAGTCGATGTCAAAACACACTAAAATCATGTCTGTCAGGCTGCCTCCTCTGCGGGTCTGAGCTGTTAACAGGCCGACCTGTCTCCAGGGCCGGCTCTAAATTGCTGGAGGCCCTATAGGCAAAATGTTCTGTGGAGGCCCCCCTTTTGAGACGAATCCTACCCGccatcaagcaataaagactAAGTAAAAAATTGGCGTTTAAAGCACTGTATTTTTGTTACCTATTATACGATTGagcacatgaatatcaaaataaaatgtcataaatacaaaggtgaatgtggGTCTCTCCTCTTGTGTGGACGTGAGCTTAAGATGAGGACTTTCAAGACCGCAGTGGCTTGAGAACTGTTAACAGAAGAACGGTGATGTCACTTCTCTTGACCAATACCTGCACTTTTTTGTCCGGCTCACTATTGCTGTCTGGGTCCTCTGTACCATGTGGCTTGTGGCTCTGCTGCCTCAGTTCTGCACTAAGAATTTCAACATTAAAATTCTCTAAATTGGAAATCATTACATACCTTCTCTACAGCTAGCATAAATGAACTTACAGAAAAGTAATTTTGCCATTGCAACTTAAATTGCAATTACATCTCACTCAACAAGGCTGCATTATTTTGACCTCCACATGCagtcaaaaaacacagaaaacacaatagTACAAATCAGTTAAACCTCATTAAACTTTCAACTGCCAAGAACCATCTCAAATTCACACCACCAACTTCCCGGGGTTTTAACACACATACCTGACTCGTGTTTATTTGAAC
Protein-coding sequences here:
- the LOC139912277 gene encoding heterogeneous nuclear ribonucleoprotein U-like protein 2 translates to MKLTRVKKYLRARLGELRQGTKRLVGALWSAFEARLHKTSQSDKEEVKTQNDRPPTPLTPMGVGAAAAAAAAASSLPPAAGHLRRAAVPCTEPWRPGGSTKTYTDTATQTEPVTDVSTPPVYNTGCTVRQLPVKKTKVAQAPESRQTGWEERTRGRAFYEFKEEIRYQRAKSPQPPPDKVEVVEEEDEDKVRLDPYGSDLHFEVGPDGACGQPRFWARFPLLWAGCRLTHGVRRGRVGFEVRLERKLLAAGGRGLEPYGLRVGWSAASSSLLLGEDECSYAYDGRGKKVSGGEEEEFGEPFSEGDIIGCYASFSTDSAAELSFHKNGRFMGVAFSLGASVPQGRALFPHALCKSCSVRFLLDPAAPPWYPGPPGFIPLVALPAGDRLRAALAPTSRAQCEVVMMVGLPGSGKSRWAGALMEQQPEKHFKILGAKELLACMMSSGQRESRLQQACQCLTELIKMAAHTPGNYILNQANVLFCARRHKLQLFRGFRRRAVVVFPSAGEWKRRLAQCQTRDGERIPETALLKLQVSCSLPEQQSELLEELQYVELEQEQAQKLLQEYKAEARRLLPPKPEKKTPCLHKKKPRLHKNRHHPYGGPPPSYRHKWNGRNGGNDTRLNLQTWSQQQQRTTVYRECVFNS